In the Kaistella sp. 97-N-M2 genome, one interval contains:
- a CDS encoding branched-chain amino acid aminotransferase produces the protein MIIQKSTNPRIASFDPTNFSFGNTFIDHMIICEYEDGKWGDVQLVPYGPLPFSPAMMGVNYGQACFEGMKAYKDEDGKVYLFRPEKNFARINKSAQRLAMPEVTEEMFLDGLKALVDIDRNWIPEGEGMSLYIRPLIFATEEALKARISNKYMFAIVATPAKSYYTAPVSVKISDFYSRAANGGVGSAKAAGNYAASFYPTKLAMEEGYDQIIWTDDSTHEYFEESGTMNVFVRINDTIYTPPTSEKILDGITRDSFIALAKLKGIEIKIEPVSVKTVVEAQKNGTLKEVWGVGTAVVTSVFEALGYKGEKLALPKLSAEESFALTLQKALVDIQTNKAEDPFGWRVLVEKNILETV, from the coding sequence ATGATAATTCAAAAATCTACTAATCCGAGAATAGCAAGCTTTGATCCGACTAATTTCTCTTTCGGGAATACGTTTATTGATCATATGATTATTTGTGAATACGAGGATGGTAAATGGGGTGACGTTCAATTAGTTCCTTATGGTCCGCTGCCTTTTTCTCCTGCGATGATGGGTGTAAATTACGGACAGGCGTGTTTTGAAGGAATGAAAGCGTATAAGGATGAAGACGGTAAAGTTTACCTCTTCCGTCCGGAAAAGAATTTCGCAAGAATTAATAAATCCGCTCAGCGTTTGGCAATGCCGGAAGTTACGGAAGAAATGTTTTTGGATGGTCTGAAGGCGCTGGTCGATATCGACAGAAACTGGATTCCGGAAGGGGAAGGAATGTCCTTATATATTCGTCCTTTAATTTTCGCCACAGAGGAAGCCTTAAAAGCGCGAATTTCTAATAAATATATGTTTGCAATCGTGGCAACTCCGGCGAAAAGTTACTATACCGCACCGGTTTCTGTGAAAATTTCAGATTTTTATTCGCGTGCCGCCAATGGTGGAGTGGGTTCTGCAAAAGCTGCCGGTAACTACGCCGCTTCTTTTTATCCGACGAAACTGGCTATGGAAGAAGGTTACGACCAGATTATTTGGACCGATGATTCTACCCACGAATATTTTGAAGAAAGTGGCACAATGAATGTTTTTGTAAGAATTAACGACACCATTTATACGCCGCCAACTTCCGAAAAAATCCTTGACGGAATTACTAGAGACAGTTTTATCGCTTTAGCGAAATTGAAAGGAATCGAAATTAAAATTGAGCCCGTTTCGGTAAAAACAGTTGTGGAAGCCCAAAAGAACGGAACTTTGAAGGAAGTTTGGGGCGTTGGAACAGCGGTTGTGACAAGCGTTTTCGAAGCGTTAGGTTACAAAGGCGAGAAATTGGCCCTGCCAAAACTATCAGCGGAGGAGAGTTTTGCCTTGACCCTTCAAAAAGCATTGGTTGATATTCAAACCAATAAAGCGGAAGATCCTTTCGGATGGAGAGTTTTGGTTGAAAAAAACATCCTGGAAACCGTTTAA
- the mnmD gene encoding tRNA (5-methylaminomethyl-2-thiouridine)(34)-methyltransferase MnmD, protein MQREIKTTSDGSKTLFINALNENYHSHHGALQEANHVFIKNGLKQIYSYEINILELGFGTGLNVLVTIDEFLKTDKNHIIHYFTLEKYPVSDAEAKELDYGSFFQDPKIAASYAEIHACDWNEKVEVLPNFFFTKVKSDFFELENLALPSIHLVYFDCFGARVQPDLWEKPLFQIVSDKMETGGLLTTYSSKGSVRRILQDLNFKVEKKDGPPGKREMINAVKL, encoded by the coding sequence ATGCAGCGAGAAATTAAAACGACTTCAGACGGCAGTAAAACTTTATTTATCAATGCGTTAAATGAAAACTACCATTCCCACCATGGTGCCTTACAGGAAGCAAATCACGTCTTTATCAAAAATGGATTAAAACAAATTTATTCTTATGAAATTAACATTTTAGAACTCGGTTTTGGTACAGGTTTAAATGTTTTGGTCACTATTGATGAATTTTTGAAAACTGATAAAAATCATATCATTCATTATTTCACGCTCGAAAAATATCCCGTAAGCGATGCGGAAGCGAAAGAATTAGATTACGGTTCTTTTTTTCAGGACCCAAAGATTGCAGCAAGCTATGCGGAGATTCATGCCTGCGACTGGAACGAAAAGGTTGAAGTCTTACCCAATTTCTTTTTTACAAAAGTGAAATCTGATTTTTTTGAACTCGAAAACCTGGCTTTGCCGTCCATTCATTTGGTTTATTTTGATTGCTTCGGCGCCCGTGTGCAGCCGGATTTGTGGGAAAAACCGCTCTTCCAGATCGTCTCGGACAAAATGGAAACGGGCGGTTTACTCACCACGTATTCCTCCAAAGGCAGCGTTCGGCGGATTTTGCAGGATCTTAACTTTAAGGTAGAAAAAAAAGACGGTCCGCCGGGAAAGAGAGAAATGATCAACGCTGTGAAGTTATAG
- a CDS encoding nucleoside-diphosphate kinase, whose protein sequence is MSGKITFTMIKPDAVADGHVGAILGKIAEAGFKIKALKLTQLTVADAQKFYEVHAERPFYGELVDFMSSGPIVAAVLENENAVESFRTLIGATNPADAAEGTIRKMFARSIGENAVHGSDSDENALIEAQFHFSGREIF, encoded by the coding sequence ATGTCAGGTAAAATTACATTCACCATGATCAAGCCAGATGCGGTTGCAGACGGTCACGTTGGTGCTATTTTAGGAAAAATTGCGGAAGCGGGTTTCAAAATCAAAGCTTTGAAATTAACGCAGCTTACCGTTGCGGATGCTCAAAAATTTTATGAAGTTCACGCTGAAAGACCTTTCTACGGGGAATTGGTGGATTTTATGTCTTCGGGACCGATTGTAGCCGCAGTTTTGGAGAACGAAAATGCAGTTGAAAGTTTCAGAACTTTAATCGGAGCTACAAATCCAGCGGACGCTGCTGAAGGAACCATTAGAAAAATGTTCGCAAGATCCATCGGAGAAAATGCGGTACACGGCTCTGACTCTGACGAGAATGCGTTGATCGAGGCCCAGTTTCATTTTTCCGGAAGAGAAATTTTCTAA
- a CDS encoding M42 family metallopeptidase, producing the protein MKFQNKSLKFLEEYLNTASPTGYEHKGQKVWMDYVKPYVDKVEFDHYGTCYGIINPESEFKVVIEAHADEISWYVNYITDDGLIYVIRNGGSDQMIAPSKVVNIHGENGMVKGVFGWPAIHTRMGEEKETTPKLENIFIDCGATTKKEVEDLGIFVGTMITYPDEFFELNDRYFVCRALDNRIGGFMIAEVARLLKENKKTLPFGLYVTNSVQEEVGLYGADMIADTIKPNIAIVTDVTHDTTTPMIEKKKEGDQKCGDGPVVFFAPSVHHKIRELILETAKTQKIPYQRAAASRATGTDTDAFAHSNGGVPSALISLPLRYMHTTVEMVSKEDVANVIQLIYETLLQITPDMNLKYH; encoded by the coding sequence ATGAAATTTCAAAATAAATCGCTTAAATTCTTAGAAGAATATTTAAACACCGCATCGCCAACAGGTTATGAACACAAGGGCCAAAAAGTCTGGATGGATTACGTAAAACCCTACGTGGATAAAGTGGAATTTGACCATTATGGAACGTGTTACGGAATCATAAACCCGGAGTCGGAGTTTAAAGTGGTCATCGAAGCGCACGCTGACGAAATTTCATGGTACGTAAATTATATAACCGATGATGGTTTAATTTACGTAATTCGCAACGGAGGATCCGATCAAATGATTGCTCCCTCCAAAGTGGTAAACATTCACGGAGAAAACGGAATGGTAAAGGGCGTTTTCGGCTGGCCTGCAATTCATACAAGAATGGGCGAGGAAAAAGAAACCACGCCAAAACTGGAAAACATTTTTATCGACTGCGGCGCCACCACGAAAAAAGAAGTGGAAGATCTCGGCATTTTTGTGGGCACGATGATTACTTACCCCGATGAATTTTTCGAACTAAACGACCGCTATTTTGTTTGCCGCGCTTTAGATAACAGAATTGGTGGATTTATGATTGCGGAAGTGGCCCGACTTTTAAAGGAAAACAAAAAAACCCTTCCTTTCGGTTTGTATGTAACGAATTCTGTACAGGAAGAAGTAGGTTTATACGGCGCCGACATGATTGCAGATACCATTAAACCAAATATCGCGATTGTAACCGATGTTACGCACGACACCACAACACCGATGATTGAAAAGAAAAAGGAAGGCGACCAGAAATGTGGAGACGGTCCCGTCGTCTTTTTCGCGCCGAGCGTTCATCACAAAATACGCGAACTGATCCTAGAAACTGCTAAAACGCAGAAGATTCCCTACCAAAGAGCCGCTGCCAGCCGTGCCACCGGAACTGATACGGATGCTTTTGCGCACTCCAACGGCGGCGTTCCTTCTGCCTTAATTTCGTTGCCGCTGCGATATATGCACACCACCGTTGAAATGGTTTCAAAGGAAGATGTGGCAAACGTAATTCAGTTGATTTATGAAACGCTCCTCCAGATCACGCCCGACATGAACCTGAAATATCATTAA
- a CDS encoding CAP family protein, which translates to MKKLITSLLLFLITVNLPAQSKYWLSGNYSKGMLDYFNNGKVEKIGVNWKNAAPTVEGRIVVFGEFKKDDSGKEYFSAEGTAPQVNLLKGSVKKQKFNCSVSDQEGVMTLNSGGKKGDFVSFVPLQDNATISVARADWGTKICDNKRYGIYYIQQIQANAVATNSGTNGSMTQERTPENTNVTGSQISSQEAKEALDFHNKARSEVGVEPLVWSATLSIFAQQWADHLVANNNCRLEHRPDSGEWKQRYGENIAMQPPQSHSAKDASAQWYEEIDKFQNVVLNDHNWFDAGHYSQMIWRKTKAVGMGAAKCLNGYYIIVANYDPAGNFMGEKAY; encoded by the coding sequence ATGAAAAAACTAATAACATCCCTGCTTTTATTTTTGATAACGGTTAACCTCCCGGCTCAAAGCAAATATTGGCTGTCCGGGAATTATTCCAAAGGTATGCTCGACTATTTCAACAATGGAAAGGTAGAAAAGATTGGCGTGAACTGGAAGAATGCTGCACCAACGGTTGAAGGCCGGATCGTGGTTTTTGGCGAATTTAAAAAAGATGACTCCGGCAAAGAATATTTTTCGGCGGAAGGAACGGCGCCTCAGGTAAATCTCTTAAAAGGTTCTGTAAAAAAGCAGAAATTCAACTGTTCTGTCAGTGATCAGGAAGGCGTGATGACTCTGAATTCCGGTGGAAAAAAAGGTGATTTTGTAAGTTTCGTACCTCTACAAGATAACGCGACTATTTCGGTTGCCAGGGCAGATTGGGGCACAAAAATATGCGATAATAAAAGATATGGCATTTACTATATTCAGCAAATACAGGCAAATGCAGTCGCCACAAATTCCGGAACAAATGGCAGCATGACCCAGGAGCGCACTCCGGAAAACACAAATGTCACCGGCTCGCAAATTTCTTCTCAGGAAGCTAAAGAAGCATTAGATTTTCATAATAAAGCAAGATCAGAAGTAGGTGTAGAGCCTTTGGTATGGTCGGCAACACTGAGCATCTTTGCGCAACAATGGGCAGACCATCTCGTGGCCAATAATAACTGCAGGTTGGAGCACCGCCCGGATTCCGGCGAGTGGAAACAACGTTACGGCGAGAACATTGCGATGCAACCGCCGCAAAGTCATTCCGCGAAAGATGCATCTGCACAGTGGTATGAGGAAATCGACAAATTTCAGAATGTGGTGCTGAATGATCATAACTGGTTCGATGCGGGACATTATTCGCAAATGATCTGGCGAAAAACCAAAGCAGTCGGAATGGGCGCCGCAAAATGTTTGAACGGTTATTACATCATTGTTGCAAACTATGATCCTGCAGGGAATTTTATGGGCGAAAAGGCTTATTAA
- a CDS encoding peptidylprolyl isomerase, which produces MNVEKETYEGLKEGLYANFQTSKGNMIVKLEDKDAPVTVANFVGLAEGKIDNKAKAKGVPFYDGTIFHRVIKDFMIQGGDPQGTGMGDPGYKFDDEKNNLQHTGKGILSMANSGPNTNGSQFFITEVATPWLDGKHTIFGKVVDGLDVVDSIANVEKGAQDKPKTDVVLEKVSVFTKGDEYKGYDAAKIFSEGKGKIKDNNKAIMAKLEADKKKKAEEFAANQQKMVDDLKATMQSTPSGLYYKITKTSEGIAPKKGDEVAVHYAGKLVDGTEFDSSFKRNQPIDIPIGVGQVIKGWDEGILLLKEGEAATLLIPSELGYGANGAGGVIPPNAWLIFDVELVKVNSNLSK; this is translated from the coding sequence ATGAACGTAGAAAAAGAAACTTACGAAGGTCTTAAAGAAGGTCTTTACGCGAATTTCCAAACTTCAAAGGGAAATATGATTGTTAAACTCGAAGATAAAGATGCACCTGTTACGGTTGCAAATTTTGTGGGTTTGGCAGAAGGCAAAATCGACAATAAAGCGAAAGCCAAAGGTGTTCCTTTTTATGACGGAACAATTTTTCATAGAGTCATTAAAGATTTTATGATTCAGGGTGGCGATCCGCAGGGAACAGGAATGGGCGATCCGGGTTACAAATTCGATGACGAAAAAAACAATCTGCAGCACACCGGGAAAGGCATTCTTTCTATGGCGAATTCAGGACCCAACACCAACGGTTCTCAGTTCTTCATAACGGAAGTTGCTACGCCGTGGTTAGACGGAAAACATACTATTTTCGGTAAAGTAGTAGATGGTCTGGACGTTGTTGATTCCATTGCCAACGTTGAAAAAGGTGCGCAGGACAAACCAAAAACAGACGTTGTTTTAGAAAAAGTTTCCGTATTTACCAAAGGCGATGAGTACAAAGGTTACGATGCCGCAAAAATCTTCAGCGAAGGAAAAGGCAAAATCAAGGATAATAATAAAGCCATAATGGCCAAACTTGAAGCGGACAAAAAGAAGAAGGCCGAAGAATTTGCAGCCAATCAACAAAAGATGGTTGACGATCTGAAAGCGACCATGCAGTCCACGCCCTCAGGTTTGTACTACAAAATTACAAAAACAAGTGAAGGAATAGCTCCGAAAAAAGGTGACGAAGTTGCCGTTCATTATGCCGGTAAACTGGTAGACGGAACAGAATTCGATTCTTCCTTCAAAAGAAATCAGCCTATCGATATTCCCATCGGAGTAGGACAGGTAATTAAAGGTTGGGACGAAGGAATTTTATTATTGAAAGAGGGCGAAGCGGCCACTTTGCTAATTCCCTCCGAACTGGGTTACGGTGCAAACGGCGCGGGAGGAGTAATTCCACCGAACGCATGGCTGATCTTTGATGTGGAACTTGTAAAAGTGAACAGCAACTTATCAAAATAA
- the rpe gene encoding ribulose-phosphate 3-epimerase has translation MKTKLISPSLLSADFGNLERDIQMLNKSQSDWLHVDVMDGRYVPNISFGFPVMKTVKKFSKKFVDVHLMIVEPEKYVEEFIEQGADLVSIHYEACVHLHRTINLIQDKGAKAGVVLNPASPVLLLEDIIADVDLVLLMSVNPGFGGQKFIENTYKKIAETKDLILSNNSTALIQIDGGVNLDNAAKLFEAGADVLVAGNAVFSSENPEKTIELMKI, from the coding sequence ATGAAAACAAAACTAATTTCACCTTCCCTCCTCTCCGCAGATTTTGGAAATCTGGAAAGAGATATCCAAATGCTGAATAAATCCCAATCCGACTGGTTGCATGTTGATGTGATGGATGGCAGATATGTTCCCAATATTTCCTTCGGATTTCCCGTGATGAAAACGGTAAAAAAGTTTTCGAAAAAATTTGTAGATGTTCATCTCATGATTGTGGAACCGGAAAAATATGTAGAAGAATTTATTGAGCAAGGCGCAGATTTGGTCTCCATTCATTACGAAGCCTGCGTGCATTTGCACCGTACCATTAACCTCATTCAGGATAAAGGCGCAAAAGCCGGTGTAGTTTTAAACCCGGCATCACCCGTGTTGTTGCTGGAGGATATTATTGCGGATGTAGATCTGGTCTTACTGATGAGTGTGAATCCAGGATTTGGCGGACAGAAATTTATCGAAAACACGTACAAAAAAATTGCAGAGACGAAAGATTTAATCTTATCCAATAATTCCACGGCATTGATTCAGATCGACGGTGGCGTGAATTTGGATAACGCCGCGAAACTTTTCGAAGCTGGCGCCGATGTTTTGGTAGCCGGGAACGCCGTTTTCTCTTCAGAAAATCCCGAAAAGACTATCGAACTTATGAAAATCTAA
- a CDS encoding FKBP-type peptidyl-prolyl cis-trans isomerase produces MQKIIIISSLLLLGCAQNTQSHPPVGGFLSEKDLNTSRNRAKNLNAAERLQIQDWIKNQKEEFYPMSLNYWVNVKDLQNNTRKDDGEVISYQYEIFDFDQVKLSETPRKNINVRFGKFEELKAVEDALRYLGNKDEATLLVPSVLAFGTYGDNDKIPNDMPLIIKIKVL; encoded by the coding sequence ATGCAAAAAATAATTATCATTTCCTCGCTGCTTCTTCTTGGTTGTGCGCAAAATACGCAGTCGCATCCGCCTGTTGGTGGCTTTCTGAGTGAAAAAGATCTCAATACTTCGCGTAACAGAGCAAAAAATCTGAACGCTGCAGAGCGCCTTCAAATTCAGGACTGGATCAAAAATCAGAAGGAGGAGTTTTATCCCATGAGTTTAAACTATTGGGTTAATGTTAAAGATCTGCAGAACAATACCAGAAAAGATGACGGCGAAGTGATCTCGTATCAATATGAGATTTTCGATTTTGATCAGGTAAAACTTTCGGAAACACCCAGAAAAAATATAAATGTTCGGTTTGGGAAATTTGAAGAATTAAAAGCCGTCGAAGATGCGCTGAGATATCTCGGTAATAAAGACGAGGCAACGTTGCTGGTACCGTCAGTACTGGCCTTTGGAACGTACGGCGACAACGATAAAATCCCGAACGATATGCCCTTAATTATTAAAATTAAAGTATTATAA
- a CDS encoding S1/P1 nuclease translates to MKNFIRNAVVLLALLSFNFAYCWGTTGHRVIAEIAENHLTGAAKRHLKQIIGTEKLAYWANWPDFIKADTTGVWKHTDQWHYVNVDPQTNFKSFNDSLQLQKAPNIYTQIKILSEQIKDKKTPVKDREIALRFLIHLMGDAAQPLHLGRLEDLGGNKIKVKFFGDNTNLHSLWDSKLVDFQKYSYTEYATVLDVKSKDEVKKIQSGTLEEWLYDSHQEANKIYSNSLADSSYAYDYNYKFTPLLERQLLYGGLRLAKVLNDIL, encoded by the coding sequence ATGAAAAATTTCATCAGAAACGCAGTCGTGCTTTTAGCCCTGTTGAGTTTTAATTTCGCCTATTGTTGGGGAACCACAGGCCATCGCGTTATTGCAGAAATCGCAGAAAACCATCTTACGGGTGCGGCAAAACGCCATTTAAAGCAGATCATCGGCACAGAAAAATTAGCCTATTGGGCAAATTGGCCGGATTTCATTAAAGCAGACACCACCGGTGTTTGGAAGCATACCGATCAATGGCATTACGTGAATGTTGATCCTCAAACGAATTTTAAAAGTTTCAACGATTCACTTCAACTTCAAAAAGCCCCCAATATTTATACGCAAATTAAGATATTGTCGGAACAGATTAAAGATAAAAAAACGCCAGTAAAAGACCGGGAGATTGCGCTGAGATTTCTTATTCATCTTATGGGCGATGCGGCGCAACCTCTACATCTGGGACGACTGGAAGATTTGGGGGGAAATAAAATTAAGGTCAAGTTTTTTGGAGATAATACCAATTTACACTCCTTGTGGGACTCAAAATTAGTGGATTTCCAAAAATACAGTTACACCGAATATGCAACGGTTCTGGATGTAAAATCGAAAGATGAAGTGAAAAAAATTCAGTCCGGGACTTTAGAAGAATGGCTTTACGACAGTCATCAGGAAGCGAATAAGATTTATTCCAATTCATTGGCAGATTCCTCATACGCGTACGACTACAATTATAAGTTTACGCCACTTTTGGAAAGACAACTGCTGTATGGCGGACTTCGCTTAGCAAAGGTTTTGAATGATATTCTATAA
- the rsgA gene encoding ribosome small subunit-dependent GTPase A produces the protein MKGLITKSTGSWYQVLEQETGRFFEARIRGKFKLIKTRLTNPLAVGDLVEFSLEADDVAWITKIAPKKNYLIRKSTNLSKEAHIIASNIDVACFIYTLKHPETSLGFLDRFLACCEAYNIKPLILFNKIDVLTDNEKFVLVQIEEIYKEIGYDILEISSYSKLNLEVLKETIKDKVSVFFGHSGSGKSTLVNALQPALKIKTSEISEKLLKGKHTTTFAQMHFWDFGGSVIDTPGVREFAMIDVQKEEIQHYFPEIFRIGRDCKFHNCMHINEPKCAVLASLESGKIEESRYMTYLKLMEEAEEINAQ, from the coding sequence TTGAAAGGACTCATCACAAAATCCACCGGAAGTTGGTACCAGGTTTTAGAACAGGAAACCGGGCGTTTTTTTGAAGCCAGAATTCGGGGAAAATTTAAACTGATCAAAACCCGCTTAACCAATCCGCTCGCCGTGGGAGATTTGGTCGAGTTCTCTTTGGAAGCGGACGATGTGGCGTGGATTACGAAGATAGCACCGAAGAAAAATTATCTCATCCGAAAATCGACCAATCTTTCCAAAGAGGCGCACATTATTGCGTCGAATATTGACGTGGCGTGTTTTATCTACACCTTGAAACATCCGGAAACTTCTTTGGGTTTTCTGGACCGTTTTCTCGCGTGTTGCGAGGCGTACAACATCAAGCCTCTGATTTTATTTAACAAAATAGATGTGCTTACCGACAATGAGAAATTTGTGCTGGTTCAGATCGAAGAAATCTACAAGGAAATTGGGTATGATATTTTAGAAATTTCCTCTTATTCCAAATTGAATTTGGAGGTGCTGAAAGAAACCATTAAAGATAAGGTTTCTGTTTTCTTCGGACATTCCGGCAGCGGAAAATCGACGTTAGTGAATGCGCTTCAACCCGCGCTAAAAATCAAGACCTCCGAAATTTCGGAAAAACTTTTAAAAGGAAAACATACGACCACTTTCGCGCAGATGCACTTCTGGGATTTTGGCGGCAGCGTGATCGATACTCCCGGCGTGCGAGAATTTGCGATGATCGATGTTCAGAAAGAAGAAATCCAGCATTATTTTCCCGAAATATTTCGCATCGGCAGAGACTGTAAATTTCACAATTGTATGCACATTAACGAACCAAAATGCGCGGTTTTAGCCAGTTTAGAATCCGGTAAAATTGAGGAATCGAGGTATATGACCTATTTAAAACTTATGGAAGAAGCAGAGGAGATCAATGCGCAATAA
- a CDS encoding DUF4294 domain-containing protein encodes MKFKKLILIFLLFTGLFTYAQQDSVIIAKPVSQYPPELLKTDELGNKYYYDEGQKARIYEINGENVVVMDELILFKKPRFNNQLDQNYYFFLNKKLNRVYPLFLTALDQYEDIQDDMKDLDRNTQRKYVSQRQNALADQYETQLKDLTTTEGRVFAKLMNRATGKTVYDIIRELRGGWSAFWWNVKGNIADVDIKEPFDPHKNRTDEFLEALLQSNWNAGYFRPYPGYMNFKVKK; translated from the coding sequence ATGAAATTTAAGAAACTTATATTGATATTTCTACTGTTTACTGGACTTTTTACGTATGCGCAGCAAGATTCCGTAATCATTGCAAAGCCGGTAAGCCAGTATCCCCCAGAATTATTGAAGACCGACGAATTGGGTAATAAATATTACTACGACGAAGGCCAGAAAGCCCGAATTTACGAAATCAACGGCGAAAATGTAGTGGTGATGGATGAGTTAATTCTCTTCAAAAAACCACGTTTCAATAATCAACTCGACCAAAACTATTATTTTTTTCTTAATAAAAAGCTGAACAGGGTTTATCCGCTGTTTCTTACTGCTTTAGATCAATATGAAGATATTCAGGATGATATGAAGGACCTGGACAGAAACACCCAGCGGAAATATGTAAGTCAGCGCCAGAACGCTTTGGCGGATCAGTACGAAACACAATTAAAAGATCTTACAACAACGGAAGGACGGGTTTTTGCGAAGCTGATGAACAGAGCGACGGGAAAAACAGTTTACGATATAATCAGGGAACTTCGCGGTGGCTGGAGTGCTTTTTGGTGGAATGTGAAAGGAAATATTGCAGATGTTGATATTAAGGAACCTTTTGATCCGCATAAAAACCGAACCGATGAATTTCTCGAAGCGCTTCTTCAAAGCAACTGGAATGCCGGCTATTTTCGGCCGTATCCGGGTTACATGAATTTCAAAGTCAAAAAATAA
- a CDS encoding NUDIX hydrolase: MIDKINVRVYAAVLKKRCVLALQEEYAGQQLLKFPGGGLEFGEGILDCLHREFEEELNLKIENLRHFYTQEEFLVSRFRPNEQLLTIYYIAEIVDVDDLIIRDACIEKIEWVSLDSEENPFPLPVDMIVFDLLKQKFL, from the coding sequence ATGATCGATAAAATAAACGTCAGAGTTTACGCCGCAGTCCTTAAAAAGCGATGCGTTCTTGCACTGCAGGAAGAGTACGCCGGTCAACAACTTCTAAAATTCCCCGGCGGCGGCTTAGAATTTGGCGAGGGTATTTTAGATTGTCTGCACCGCGAATTTGAAGAGGAACTTAACCTTAAAATTGAAAATTTAAGGCATTTTTATACGCAGGAAGAATTTTTAGTTTCCCGCTTCCGACCCAATGAGCAGCTTTTGACGATTTATTATATTGCGGAAATTGTTGACGTGGACGATTTAATAATTCGCGACGCCTGCATTGAAAAAATAGAATGGGTTTCCCTCGATTCCGAAGAAAACCCATTTCCTTTGCCTGTAGATATGATTGTTTTTGATCTTTTGAAACAGAAATTCTTATAG
- a CDS encoding chorismate mutase, with amino-acid sequence MDLKNLENAWVKDFPKPLIIAGPCSAESESQMLETAKRLKETNAEIPIFRAGIWKPRTKPNGFEGVGTIGLGWLKKVKEEYGFKTATEVANAHHVAAALKADVDILWIGARSTVNPFTVQEIAEALKGTEKPVFVKNPVNPDLALWIGALERLLGQDVKNLGVIHRGFSTYQKTKYRNIPNWQIALDFKNQYPNIPMLVDPSHICGNRTGLAGIAQEAMNVGYEGMIIESHSNPDEAWSDASQQITPEVLAELIANLQIRNSDISAFDEEMGRHRTLISDLDFNLIELLSQRMKISEKIGTLKKDNSIAIFQPERWKVITEYALQKADETGMSSEFIEKVFKAIHEESIEVQNKL; translated from the coding sequence ATGGATTTAAAAAATTTAGAAAATGCCTGGGTAAAAGATTTCCCAAAGCCCTTAATTATAGCCGGACCATGCAGCGCGGAGAGCGAATCTCAAATGCTCGAAACGGCAAAAAGACTCAAAGAAACCAATGCGGAAATTCCGATTTTCCGTGCCGGAATCTGGAAACCCAGAACGAAGCCTAATGGTTTCGAAGGCGTTGGAACGATTGGTCTAGGCTGGTTAAAAAAAGTGAAAGAAGAATACGGTTTCAAAACCGCAACAGAAGTTGCGAATGCCCATCACGTCGCGGCGGCATTAAAGGCCGATGTCGATATTTTGTGGATCGGCGCACGTTCCACGGTGAATCCGTTCACCGTTCAGGAAATCGCCGAAGCTCTGAAAGGAACGGAAAAACCTGTGTTCGTTAAAAATCCCGTAAATCCGGATTTGGCTTTGTGGATCGGTGCTTTGGAAAGACTTTTAGGTCAAGACGTGAAAAATTTGGGCGTTATTCACCGCGGATTTTCAACCTACCAAAAAACAAAGTACCGAAATATTCCGAACTGGCAGATCGCTTTGGATTTCAAAAATCAGTATCCAAATATTCCAATGTTGGTCGATCCCTCGCACATTTGCGGAAACCGCACAGGATTGGCAGGTATTGCGCAGGAGGCAATGAATGTTGGATACGAAGGAATGATCATCGAAAGTCATTCTAATCCCGATGAAGCTTGGAGCGATGCTTCGCAGCAGATTACGCCGGAAGTTCTGGCAGAATTGATTGCCAATCTGCAGATCAGAAATTCCGATATTTCCGCCTTCGACGAAGAAATGGGGCGTCACAGAACTTTAATTTCTGATCTAGATTTTAATTTAATTGAGCTTTTATCGCAAAGGATGAAAATTTCAGAGAAAATCGGAACTTTGAAGAAGGACAACAGCATCGCGATTTTTCAGCCCGAACGCTGGAAAGTGATCACGGAATACGCTCTTCAAAAAGCCGATGAAACCGGGATGTCTTCCGAGTTTATCGAAAAAGTTTTCAAAGCCATTCATGAAGAATCGATTGAAGTGCAGAATAAATTGTGA